In the genome of Candidatus Reidiella endopervernicosa, one region contains:
- a CDS encoding filamentous hemagglutinin N-terminal domain-containing protein — MPKTNFRKIATPQWRRAKRNKQEVSVCARLTLAGTLVFTTVSANAGPVGGEITVGSGSITQNDADTLIDQTTNRLDIDWQDFSSEVGESITFAQPNELSIAINRVIGGVPSELRGALTANGRVFIINDAGITFHGTSQVNVGSLIATTANTLNEDDGRFSFIGSGTGNVINHGYITVSEGGFAILAAPYVENTGYVQADLGEVHLAGTNSFSLDLKGDGLINFVVSDENADVIAAEGDKLGVDNSGTLRARSGLITITAETASQMIDSIIGLNGVIDADAFAEDGNGGTVLLDSRGSIEINDGAVISADAGANGDGGTVLTWADQINYFKEGAKISARGGDETGDGGFVEVSAKKVVFQGGIDASAPNGENGVLLIDPDHIVILDQSATTSGVSGSTINATSAATSGSITYIKEDTIEGLSADVFLEANQSITMNDLVTDGVLDLGDYNIVLQTLNADGSIAFANTDNTIRAAAGDVTIRTLNTSLSASAAATTAQIAASGAVNIGNIEITDGGSLTVKAGNGDLNIGSIDVHAGDGNDQTALADVDLHAFGTSADVVINGDVSVTAQADHNLNTGGTDETASAMATLDVTAGNNIRLNGDLSVDAQTLSSSNRAIDGSGASVRARATAAATLVADGVHLSSDGSPALYSVTAGVTANNNSAVTTADDGAEASVFASADLSITANEADIELDGSVNVAANAYGYNNSATAESAVAITTVTAIANASFMANEDVILHGDSNQVTASAISSQNHASADNSDVAYGGAVAYGTLMVSASGDATVEGSVSIDVDAQSLKNNVKAEGDYAHGGAAAYGLMSVISSGVTVTDGITVDAITIDVDALSDENTVVAKDVVDGGASYGIANAYADAELSLQAVDGGVTINDDVTVSATADSIDNDASASYGAYAMARAAASVDIDAELSFETDYGISVTADALTNSNNVDVPLLGYGAIAAAMADAQLNVSVDDGTSSGSAFVAMSGFDVLASAQTLNNTVDGGQYGAYANASADANATILAQDSVTINGSGDVEAYGLSSDNTVDVIEEFARADASVEADLVVTAYGENGSAAYGGMVSVTGDLGVTASAETYGNSVVGYGVIPSDLLVANAYGDATATINGKYGVSLTGDLDVNAVALSSSNLVSASYGVGALASALASADGQIITEYGAVTVDGDVSVAADAETYGNTVNAYGSGANARASANATGRIYSEYGAGVSMINDSDLVVTADALASGNIVTASYGDFAVADAYASAYGYVEADDGVVDVDGTVRIDATAESIGNTVSVGEDTVRANADADAYGYAYGAYGVSLGSTSSSGGMDVSAVALSSSNTITAAGSEAYGSAEASAYGAVIAPVGVAQVTGAMSVEADAKTYGNVLVAYGDDSEGASFEADANANARGVVMGEAAVVLGSGSSDGDIQVTATAISSANDMSQFGSQYGTAWGSANATASAYVFSPNVVYGAGTVEVTADAQSVSNSVDVAASSDGGSVHLDAFARAYGEILGFYGVMLGGSSHEGGVDVTATALSSGNYGVAGADGGDVHASADAYGTAGVNAPYGEVAVTTIAASASAQSLGNSGFADDGYGVVNVDANAFAVAYGNAMYGVSIGDGTHAGDLTAVATAISSNNYGVAGEYGTVNVDATALAGGTIYTPYGSINVMGDMTVSAEALASSNFAEVGSYGTVNGDADALSLGYVLAPYGVISPEDNSTTITGTLEVSANAESYGNVGFTSGDYGSVELGASADAFAFVLDVTENGITLGSASGEGDLTVSATAISSNNYGIVRDYGVVTANADAYGLGVLVAAYGIDVMGTAGVTADAQSVENWVVTPKSYGNDLHLEANANARLLVDSEAGDVTIGTSDGGGINVAATALSSGNYGVVGYGGDIFGSAMAYGVATVFADGDLGSSYGGHIQVTGVSSVSGSAESKNNTLMAYSSSYEASSDAVYGTLVDAKANGYGVGLLAAEYGVTLGSGSTEGDFTVNAHALSSNNLLVASDAEYGVQVEGSADALATLIIDTDYGSITGAGEITVSADAYGLANQAYGYTSNDPYYGAESIADLDVEAAAYLMMNGPDGVSLGDASHAGDITVTADALSSNNYGYLSSQDNVNASAQASASGEVYAEYGTVFISGSITASAEATTLNNTAVAAEDADADADADANFSVAGTYGVTLGSASGAGTVTVSAVALSSGNVVSASYGGLDASAEGRARADVEADYGEVVITGGVEVTASADSIDNAAYGSYVIGETEVDADAYGYAEIYGEDGVTLGSAYGAGTVDVTVSALASGNYAVVGAGVVHGGEYGREVFGSAEAYGQAVIVAPDGEVETVGSVTVDVAAETKGNTLSNLAYGSAASYGGNVNAYGNAYGVAYIAGEYGVTIGESSSEAGVSVTVDALSSNNTVVSEYGAVLASANAYGYNKIYADNGSISINGLVELTVDAQSLNNVASALDQGSLGRDVDADADAEAYGSVDIRGEDGVTLGSAAHDGGMVVSVDALSSGNKAFSEYGNAFASADAIGYGEIEADEGEVTITGSVTIEIDAQAANNTASVGASYGGYASADADAEGYGYVAGQYGVTITGSEYGAINVAVTADSTSNMAYGISFAEAGAEAWAYGYGVSNYGAVYITGDVSVSADARSVNNDVLSSSGSAYGQASAVASASINAYGDVTVGTASAKSDIDVSATTLSSGNTVNASSGADVSADAEAFADIYSSYGEVNGVGDISVTADARSIGNSADAISGDSAQAYADATADLDIRGPYGVSLDGDVAVSAAALSSNNMVSASSSYASAWAWGSADADVESSYGSVAITGAFEVTADVQSLDNEVYGYYYGYASASANANGDLVGNTGVSVGSVTVTASALSSSNWLRSTTLVTVAQ, encoded by the coding sequence ATGCCCAAAACAAACTTTCGCAAAATAGCGACTCCCCAGTGGCGTCGTGCGAAACGTAACAAACAGGAAGTTTCGGTATGTGCGCGGCTAACGCTGGCAGGAACCCTTGTTTTCACCACGGTTTCAGCCAATGCCGGTCCGGTTGGCGGAGAGATCACAGTCGGTTCAGGTAGCATTACCCAGAACGATGCCGATACCTTAATAGATCAAACAACGAATCGATTGGATATCGACTGGCAAGACTTCTCCAGTGAAGTCGGTGAATCGATCACCTTCGCTCAACCCAATGAACTCTCTATTGCGATCAACCGTGTAATCGGTGGAGTACCAAGTGAGCTAAGAGGCGCGCTGACTGCCAACGGTCGCGTCTTCATTATTAATGACGCTGGTATTACCTTCCACGGTACTTCACAGGTTAACGTCGGCTCTCTGATCGCCACCACTGCCAATACCCTCAATGAAGATGACGGCAGGTTCTCCTTCATCGGTAGCGGCACCGGCAACGTTATCAACCACGGTTACATCACCGTCTCCGAGGGCGGCTTCGCCATTCTTGCTGCGCCCTACGTAGAGAATACCGGTTATGTGCAGGCTGACCTCGGCGAGGTTCATCTTGCGGGCACCAACAGCTTCTCGCTCGATCTGAAGGGTGATGGCCTGATCAACTTCGTCGTCTCAGATGAAAATGCGGATGTGATTGCTGCTGAGGGTGACAAGCTTGGTGTCGATAACAGCGGCACCCTTCGTGCGCGCTCTGGTTTGATCACCATTACTGCAGAAACCGCATCACAGATGATCGATAGCATTATCGGTCTGAATGGTGTGATCGACGCGGATGCCTTCGCTGAAGATGGAAACGGCGGTACCGTGCTGCTCGATAGCCGTGGAAGCATCGAAATCAATGATGGCGCAGTGATTAGTGCAGATGCAGGTGCCAATGGTGACGGTGGTACCGTGCTCACCTGGGCTGACCAGATCAACTACTTCAAAGAAGGCGCGAAGATTTCTGCGCGTGGTGGTGATGAGACAGGTGACGGTGGTTTTGTTGAGGTCAGCGCCAAGAAGGTCGTCTTCCAGGGCGGTATCGACGCATCCGCGCCAAATGGTGAGAATGGTGTTTTGCTAATTGATCCCGATCATATTGTCATTTTGGATCAAAGTGCCACAACTTCCGGAGTTTCTGGATCGACTATTAATGCGACATCAGCTGCTACATCAGGCTCGATTACATACATCAAAGAAGACACCATTGAGGGTTTGAGTGCGGATGTCTTTCTTGAGGCAAACCAGTCAATCACCATGAATGACCTCGTGACCGATGGCGTACTCGATCTTGGCGATTACAATATCGTTCTACAGACATTGAACGCCGATGGTTCAATCGCTTTTGCCAATACCGATAACACTATTCGTGCTGCTGCGGGCGATGTCACAATCAGGACGCTAAATACCTCGCTTTCAGCATCGGCTGCGGCCACAACAGCACAGATAGCCGCTTCAGGTGCGGTCAATATCGGTAACATCGAGATCACCGATGGTGGTTCGCTGACCGTCAAGGCGGGTAACGGCGATCTGAATATCGGATCGATCGACGTGCATGCTGGCGACGGCAATGATCAGACAGCGCTCGCCGATGTTGATCTTCACGCCTTCGGCACCAGTGCGGATGTGGTGATTAATGGCGATGTCTCAGTAACTGCGCAGGCCGATCACAACTTGAATACCGGTGGTACTGATGAGACGGCCTCGGCTATGGCTACTCTTGACGTCACGGCGGGTAATAATATTCGTCTCAATGGCGATCTGAGCGTTGATGCGCAGACCCTCTCCTCCTCAAATCGTGCAATTGACGGTTCGGGTGCGTCGGTCCGTGCGCGGGCAACCGCCGCCGCCACACTTGTGGCAGATGGCGTGCATCTGAGCAGTGATGGATCTCCGGCGCTCTACAGCGTAACGGCAGGTGTAACCGCCAACAACAACAGTGCGGTTACGACAGCAGACGATGGTGCAGAGGCGTCAGTTTTCGCTAGTGCGGATTTGAGTATTACTGCAAATGAGGCTGATATCGAGCTGGATGGCAGTGTGAACGTAGCTGCAAATGCCTACGGATATAACAATAGTGCGACGGCAGAATCTGCTGTTGCGATCACTACGGTCACGGCGATAGCAAATGCCAGCTTCATGGCTAATGAGGATGTGATTCTCCACGGTGACAGCAATCAGGTTACTGCTTCAGCGATTAGCTCACAGAATCACGCGTCTGCCGATAATAGTGATGTGGCCTATGGCGGTGCTGTGGCTTATGGCACGTTGATGGTGAGCGCGAGTGGCGATGCGACGGTCGAGGGCTCGGTATCTATCGATGTCGATGCGCAGTCGTTAAAGAATAATGTTAAGGCCGAGGGAGATTATGCGCACGGTGGTGCGGCAGCCTATGGTCTGATGAGCGTGATTAGCAGCGGGGTCACGGTCACCGACGGTATAACGGTTGATGCGATTACGATCGATGTCGATGCGCTTTCAGATGAGAATACCGTGGTAGCCAAGGACGTTGTCGATGGTGGCGCTTCATACGGCATTGCTAATGCCTATGCCGATGCTGAGCTATCACTGCAGGCGGTCGATGGTGGGGTTACGATTAATGACGATGTAACCGTTTCGGCGACTGCGGACAGTATCGATAACGATGCTTCGGCCTCCTATGGTGCCTATGCGATGGCGCGTGCCGCGGCCTCGGTTGATATTGATGCAGAACTCTCATTCGAGACCGATTACGGTATTAGTGTGACTGCCGATGCCCTGACGAACAGCAATAACGTTGATGTTCCTCTCCTTGGTTATGGTGCAATAGCAGCTGCGATGGCGGATGCACAGCTCAACGTTTCAGTCGATGACGGCACAAGCAGCGGTAGCGCGTTTGTTGCAATGTCGGGTTTTGATGTGCTCGCATCAGCTCAGACGCTAAACAATACGGTTGACGGTGGCCAGTACGGTGCATACGCAAATGCATCTGCTGATGCTAATGCGACTATCCTCGCGCAGGACTCAGTCACCATCAATGGTAGTGGAGATGTCGAGGCATACGGCCTCTCCAGTGATAATACGGTTGATGTGATTGAAGAGTTTGCGCGTGCCGATGCCTCCGTTGAGGCTGATCTGGTGGTAACGGCCTATGGCGAGAATGGCTCTGCAGCATACGGTGGCATGGTAAGCGTCACCGGCGATTTGGGTGTAACCGCCTCGGCTGAGACCTATGGAAACAGTGTCGTTGGATATGGTGTGATCCCATCCGATTTATTGGTCGCGAATGCCTATGGTGACGCAACAGCCACTATCAACGGTAAATATGGTGTCTCGCTGACTGGCGACCTTGACGTAAATGCGGTGGCCTTAAGCAGCTCGAATCTGGTCTCTGCCAGTTATGGCGTTGGCGCGCTTGCATCTGCGCTTGCATCTGCCGATGGTCAAATCATTACTGAATATGGTGCAGTGACTGTCGATGGTGATGTCTCTGTCGCAGCAGATGCCGAGACCTATGGAAACACGGTAAACGCCTACGGTTCAGGTGCTAACGCTCGAGCCAGCGCCAATGCCACTGGCCGTATCTATAGCGAATATGGTGCTGGCGTTTCCATGATCAACGACTCCGATCTGGTTGTGACGGCCGATGCGCTTGCCAGTGGCAATATTGTCACGGCCTCCTATGGTGATTTTGCAGTGGCTGATGCCTACGCATCCGCCTACGGTTATGTCGAAGCCGATGATGGCGTGGTCGATGTTGATGGCACGGTCAGGATTGATGCAACCGCAGAATCGATCGGTAATACCGTTTCCGTCGGTGAGGATACTGTGAGAGCCAATGCCGATGCCGATGCCTATGGCTATGCCTACGGTGCCTATGGTGTGTCGCTGGGCAGTACTTCATCAAGCGGTGGGATGGACGTCTCGGCCGTTGCACTCTCCTCATCCAACACAATTACAGCCGCAGGCTCTGAGGCCTATGGCAGTGCTGAAGCATCAGCATATGGAGCTGTGATTGCACCGGTAGGTGTGGCACAGGTGACAGGAGCTATGTCTGTCGAGGCCGATGCCAAGACCTATGGCAATGTCTTAGTCGCCTACGGTGATGATTCAGAAGGTGCATCATTTGAGGCCGATGCCAATGCGAACGCCCGCGGGGTGGTTATGGGTGAGGCTGCCGTGGTGCTGGGCAGCGGTTCAAGCGATGGCGATATCCAGGTGACAGCCACCGCCATCTCCTCGGCCAACGATATGTCTCAGTTTGGCAGTCAATATGGAACGGCATGGGGCAGCGCAAATGCAACCGCCTCTGCCTATGTCTTCTCACCCAACGTGGTCTACGGGGCCGGTACTGTTGAGGTGACTGCGGATGCGCAGTCGGTTAGCAATAGTGTTGATGTGGCGGCGAGTTCAGATGGCGGTAGCGTGCATCTAGATGCGTTTGCAAGGGCCTACGGCGAGATTCTGGGTTTCTACGGAGTAATGCTGGGCGGTAGTTCACATGAGGGTGGTGTAGATGTCACCGCGACAGCTCTCTCCTCGGGTAACTATGGCGTTGCAGGGGCGGATGGTGGTGATGTTCATGCCAGCGCGGATGCCTATGGTACTGCGGGTGTTAATGCGCCTTATGGTGAGGTTGCAGTGACCACGATAGCCGCTTCTGCCAGTGCGCAATCCCTGGGCAATAGCGGCTTTGCCGATGATGGCTACGGTGTCGTCAATGTGGACGCCAATGCCTTTGCCGTGGCGTACGGCAATGCGATGTACGGTGTCTCAATAGGCGATGGTACACATGCGGGTGATCTGACTGCGGTAGCCACCGCGATCTCTTCGAATAACTACGGTGTGGCGGGCGAATACGGGACCGTGAATGTTGATGCAACGGCGTTGGCCGGAGGCACGATTTATACCCCATACGGCAGTATCAATGTGATGGGTGACATGACGGTTTCGGCTGAAGCACTGGCTTCGAGTAACTTTGCCGAAGTGGGAAGCTACGGCACCGTCAACGGTGATGCGGATGCCCTCTCACTCGGTTACGTGCTTGCACCATACGGTGTCATCAGCCCCGAGGATAATTCGACCACCATTACCGGTACTCTCGAGGTCAGCGCAAATGCTGAGTCTTACGGAAATGTTGGCTTCACTTCGGGTGACTATGGCAGTGTAGAACTGGGTGCTAGTGCAGATGCGTTTGCGTTTGTGCTCGATGTGACTGAGAACGGCATCACGCTCGGTAGCGCCTCAGGCGAGGGCGATCTGACAGTAAGTGCAACGGCCATCTCCTCTAATAACTACGGTATTGTCAGGGATTATGGTGTTGTAACGGCGAATGCAGATGCCTACGGACTCGGTGTTCTGGTAGCTGCCTATGGTATCGATGTTATGGGAACAGCAGGAGTCACTGCTGATGCACAGTCTGTCGAGAACTGGGTGGTCACTCCCAAGTCTTATGGGAATGATCTGCACCTAGAAGCGAATGCAAATGCACGCCTTCTTGTTGATTCTGAAGCGGGTGATGTAACCATCGGAACATCTGACGGTGGCGGGATTAATGTTGCAGCGACAGCGCTCTCCTCGGGTAACTACGGTGTAGTCGGTTATGGTGGCGATATCTTCGGTAGCGCCATGGCCTATGGTGTGGCCACCGTCTTTGCAGACGGAGATTTGGGTTCGAGTTACGGCGGTCATATCCAGGTGACCGGTGTCTCATCGGTCAGCGGGTCAGCTGAATCGAAAAACAATACCCTGATGGCCTACAGCTCTAGTTACGAGGCTTCAAGTGACGCTGTTTACGGCACGCTTGTTGATGCCAAAGCGAATGGTTACGGCGTTGGTCTTCTGGCTGCAGAGTACGGTGTCACGTTGGGTAGTGGTTCTACTGAGGGTGACTTCACCGTTAACGCACATGCACTCTCATCGAACAATCTGCTCGTCGCATCAGATGCGGAATACGGTGTACAGGTGGAAGGCAGTGCCGATGCGCTTGCCACGCTCATTATTGATACTGACTACGGCTCAATCACAGGCGCTGGAGAAATAACGGTTTCGGCTGATGCCTACGGCCTGGCAAATCAGGCCTACGGATATACCTCGAATGACCCCTATTACGGCGCTGAATCAATAGCTGATCTGGATGTTGAGGCCGCTGCGTACTTGATGATGAATGGGCCTGATGGTGTCTCGCTAGGGGATGCCTCTCATGCCGGTGATATTACCGTTACTGCAGATGCGCTCTCCTCAAATAACTACGGCTACCTCAGTTCACAGGACAATGTAAATGCAAGTGCCCAGGCGAGTGCTTCTGGTGAGGTTTATGCTGAATATGGAACGGTGTTTATCAGTGGTTCAATCACAGCTTCTGCTGAAGCGACCACGCTGAATAACACGGCAGTGGCTGCAGAAGACGCCGACGCCGATGCCGATGCCGACGCTAACTTCTCTGTTGCCGGTACCTACGGAGTAACGCTTGGAAGTGCGAGTGGCGCTGGGACCGTCACGGTGTCTGCAGTGGCGCTCTCATCAGGTAATGTCGTTTCCGCCTCCTACGGCGGTCTTGATGCCAGTGCCGAGGGTCGCGCTCGGGCCGATGTCGAGGCTGATTACGGAGAGGTGGTGATCACTGGTGGCGTTGAAGTCACAGCAAGTGCGGACTCAATTGATAATGCGGCATATGGCTCTTATGTCATAGGTGAAACAGAGGTCGATGCAGATGCCTACGGCTATGCCGAAATCTATGGCGAGGATGGTGTAACTCTCGGTAGCGCCTACGGTGCTGGTACGGTGGATGTTACCGTTTCGGCGCTCGCTTCAGGCAACTATGCGGTGGTTGGTGCGGGTGTTGTGCACGGTGGTGAATATGGAAGAGAGGTGTTTGGTAGCGCCGAAGCATATGGACAGGCGGTTATCGTCGCTCCTGATGGAGAGGTGGAAACCGTTGGTTCGGTGACTGTCGATGTAGCTGCCGAGACCAAGGGCAATACCCTGTCGAATCTGGCATACGGTAGTGCGGCTTCCTACGGCGGAAATGTAAACGCCTACGGTAATGCTTACGGTGTCGCTTACATCGCAGGTGAGTATGGCGTGACCATCGGTGAGTCCTCCTCGGAAGCCGGTGTCTCTGTGACAGTCGATGCGCTCTCATCAAACAACACGGTCGTCTCTGAGTATGGAGCGGTCCTGGCGAGTGCGAATGCATATGGCTACAACAAGATCTATGCGGATAACGGTTCGATCTCTATCAACGGTTTGGTTGAGCTGACGGTTGATGCGCAGTCTTTGAACAATGTTGCCTCAGCGCTTGATCAAGGAAGTTTGGGTAGAGATGTCGATGCAGATGCGGACGCAGAGGCATACGGCAGTGTCGATATTCGCGGTGAGGATGGCGTCACGCTGGGTAGCGCGGCACACGATGGCGGGATGGTTGTTAGTGTCGATGCGCTCTCTTCGGGTAATAAGGCCTTCTCCGAGTATGGCAATGCCTTCGCCAGTGCTGATGCGATCGGCTACGGCGAGATCGAGGCCGATGAGGGTGAGGTTACAATCACGGGTAGCGTGACCATTGAGATTGATGCCCAGGCGGCCAACAACACCGCATCTGTCGGTGCTTCTTACGGTGGGTATGCCTCCGCAGATGCCGATGCCGAAGGATACGGTTATGTAGCAGGCCAGTATGGCGTGACGATTACCGGCTCTGAATATGGCGCCATTAATGTTGCTGTGACAGCTGACTCTACAAGCAACATGGCCTATGGCATTAGCTTTGCCGAGGCGGGGGCCGAGGCGTGGGCCTATGGTTATGGAGTTTCTAATTACGGTGCAGTCTATATAACCGGTGACGTATCGGTGTCGGCCGACGCACGGTCTGTTAACAACGATGTCCTGTCATCAAGTGGTTCTGCCTATGGCCAGGCATCTGCGGTTGCCTCCGCATCGATCAACGCCTATGGCGATGTGACGGTCGGAACTGCATCGGCGAAGAGCGATATCGATGTTTCAGCGACTACCCTGAGCTCTGGCAATACAGTGAATGCTTCTAGCGGTGCTGATGTGAGTGCTGATGCTGAAGCCTTTGCCGATATCTATTCGAGCTACGGTGAGGTCAATGGTGTAGGCGATATCTCGGTCACTGCCGATGCGAGGTCGATTGGAAACTCGGCAGATGCCATTAGTGGTGATTCAGCACAGGCCTATGCCGATGCAACGGCTGATCTCGATATTAGAGGGCCATATGGTGTAAGTCTCGATGGCGATGTAGCGGTTAGCGCTGCAGCGCTATCCTCAAATAACATGGTCTCCGCCTCGAGTAGTTATGCCAGCGCCTGGGCGTGGGGTAGTGCGGATGCCGATGTTGAAAGCAGTTACGGAAGTGTTGCGATTACCGGTGCCTTTGAAGTGACAGCCGATGTGCAGTCACTGGATAACGAGGTCTACGGCTATTACTACGGTTATGCGAGTGCAAGCGCAAATGCCAATGGTGACCTCGTTGGCAATACGGGAGTGTCTGTCGGTTCGGTAACGGTCACAGCGTCGGCACTGAGCTCTAGTAACTGGCTTCGGTCTACTACGCTGGTTACGGTGGCGCAATAG
- a CDS encoding beta strand repeat-containing protein, which yields MGSDVSISVTALSSGNDVSGYGILNNAYGGQAVAFADLTASADSGSVVIGGGVVVAADAESASNEVYVSDYGDAYASAVARADGYIHADDDVVIGADVEISAEADSSNNSAYVSSDDAIVSAYGVAYGAVISSNGNVSITGDFEVAASADATGNEAYGDDDAAAGATAVAFGNILAYNSVVVEGVSVTADAAASSNFASADDFVNAGAGALAYGLVLAEHGSVTASGDVGFSAAADANSNTIHSEYGAAHAGAIGYSRGFVTADTGVTIDGDLSFGADATAADNVVMAYGIGDDAGANGLAVAIGMASASDGSVVIGGDAMLSADAETRGNSVEADEDAFANAYGIGVMGLHAQDDILIGGDLLASGVVSASNNDVDGSSNGIAGATGTLFVTTEADEGNVEVTGVVDLTLDVDSVSNNANSYVGAFAYGVVNLEGANTILNSGASVSVEALSSANDGTNARAYGMGMLYANADGGADTGDLTLTGGVTVDGNAYAYSNSASFTTASANAGAVLTADENLTLTGDIDVSASAENNHDGSVFANAYMSAVAGTGSASGDLVIYDDVAVSAHVDSESGSNSAIAYGTASIYALHDVKVEGDIDVEVTVDKDTVVGGYGYALADIAAGTNGSSGTSADGDVFLLGTARTMVDSVDEQVVEDAHTRVQTTGGDIYLLGYDPIADATPAYLQTHVTDEDVSGDSRARVTITPNGGDTVWGYTEDWEHMLVLESTWQGVILKTPYDPMGQLPPLSIGPNGEIQFNNGIADPNLAEEFCNRFSKFSCETGDAL from the coding sequence GTGGGTAGTGATGTTTCGATATCGGTTACCGCACTCTCTTCAGGAAACGATGTTTCCGGTTACGGTATTTTAAATAATGCATACGGTGGGCAGGCTGTGGCGTTTGCTGATCTGACGGCTTCTGCTGATAGCGGCAGCGTGGTCATAGGCGGCGGTGTAGTGGTGGCGGCAGATGCTGAGTCGGCCTCCAATGAAGTTTATGTCAGCGATTACGGCGACGCGTACGCATCAGCCGTAGCAAGGGCGGATGGGTATATCCACGCAGACGATGATGTAGTGATCGGCGCTGATGTTGAGATCTCTGCCGAGGCCGATTCATCGAACAACTCGGCCTATGTCTCCTCAGATGACGCGATAGTTTCGGCATACGGAGTGGCCTACGGCGCGGTTATTAGTAGTAATGGCAATGTCTCTATTACAGGCGATTTCGAGGTTGCGGCCTCGGCGGATGCCACAGGTAATGAGGCCTACGGTGATGACGATGCGGCTGCTGGAGCGACGGCAGTGGCCTTTGGAAATATCCTGGCTTATAACTCGGTGGTAGTGGAAGGTGTCTCGGTAACGGCGGACGCTGCGGCCTCAAGCAACTTCGCTTCAGCGGATGATTTTGTTAACGCAGGCGCAGGGGCGCTTGCCTACGGGTTGGTACTGGCCGAGCATGGTTCGGTGACCGCCTCTGGTGATGTGGGCTTCTCTGCAGCGGCGGATGCGAACAGCAACACCATACACAGTGAATACGGTGCGGCACACGCAGGCGCCATCGGATACTCGCGTGGATTTGTTACAGCGGACACAGGTGTAACTATTGATGGGGATCTCTCGTTTGGCGCAGATGCAACGGCTGCTGACAACGTAGTGATGGCATACGGTATTGGTGACGATGCTGGTGCCAATGGCCTCGCGGTGGCAATCGGAATGGCTTCAGCCTCTGATGGTTCTGTTGTGATCGGGGGCGACGCGATGCTGTCCGCAGATGCAGAGACCAGAGGTAATAGTGTCGAGGCCGATGAAGATGCATTTGCAAATGCCTACGGTATCGGTGTCATGGGGCTTCACGCTCAGGATGACATCTTGATAGGCGGTGATCTGCTGGCAAGTGGTGTGGTTTCAGCCAGCAATAATGATGTGGATGGTTCAAGTAACGGGATTGCTGGTGCGACCGGCACGCTCTTTGTTACCACCGAAGCCGATGAGGGTAATGTTGAAGTAACAGGTGTCGTTGATCTCACTCTTGATGTCGATTCAGTAAGCAATAACGCGAACTCATATGTCGGAGCCTTTGCCTACGGTGTAGTCAATCTTGAGGGGGCGAACACGATACTCAACTCAGGCGCTTCTGTCTCTGTTGAGGCGCTATCATCAGCCAACGATGGTACCAACGCCCGTGCATATGGTATGGGGATGTTGTATGCCAATGCTGATGGTGGTGCCGATACGGGTGATCTCACGCTCACGGGTGGTGTGACAGTCGATGGGAACGCATATGCGTATAGCAACAGTGCATCCTTCACAACTGCCAGTGCTAATGCAGGCGCGGTGCTCACCGCTGATGAGAATCTGACTCTGACGGGTGATATCGATGTCTCGGCCTCTGCTGAGAATAATCACGATGGTAGCGTCTTCGCAAACGCCTATATGTCGGCGGTTGCGGGAACAGGCAGTGCAAGTGGTGACCTGGTCATTTACGACGATGTCGCAGTGAGCGCCCATGTGGATTCGGAGTCGGGTAGTAATTCGGCGATCGCCTACGGAACAGCATCAATCTACGCTCTGCACGATGTGAAGGTCGAGGGTGATATCGATGTGGAGGTTACCGTTGATAAGGATACCGTGGTCGGAGGCTATGGGTATGCCCTGGCAGATATCGCAGCAGGCACAAACGGTTCGTCTGGTACCAGTGCGGATGGCGATGTATTCCTGCTGGGTACGGCGAGAACCATGGTTGACTCAGTCGATGAGCAGGTTGTTGAAGATGCACATACCAGAGTCCAGACAACTGGCGGTGATATCTATCTGCTGGGTTACGACCCCATTGCAGATGCCACACCGGCGTATCTGCAGACGCATGTAACAGATGAAGATGTCTCAGGTGACAGTCGTGCCAGAGTGACTATCACTCCAAATGGTGGTGATACGGTTTGGGGCTATACGGAGGACTGGGAACATATGTTGGTTCTCGAATCCACCTGGCAGGGCGTGATACTTAAGACGCCGTACGACCCGATGGGACAATTGCCGCCTCTATCTATCGGGCCTAACGGTGAGATCCAGTTCAATAATGGTATTGCCGATCCGAACCTCGCTGAGGAGTTCTGTAATCGCTTCAGCAAATTCTCCTGCGAGACGGGAGATGCCCTGTGA